A window of Longimicrobium sp. contains these coding sequences:
- a CDS encoding protease inhibitor I42 family protein: protein MNLRIAFCLLLAACAAPQNEDADTATPQGVVRVTQENSGKTVTLRTGGRMEVALESNATTGYSWQREGGDTAVLATDSSRYQPDKAAPGVVGSGGTQILAFRGARAGRTRLVLVYRQPWNGGGTSDRRWEAEVVVQP, encoded by the coding sequence ATGAACCTCCGCATCGCGTTCTGTCTGCTGCTCGCCGCCTGCGCCGCGCCGCAAAACGAGGACGCCGACACCGCCACGCCGCAGGGCGTGGTGCGGGTCACGCAGGAGAATTCGGGGAAGACGGTAACGCTCCGGACGGGCGGGAGGATGGAGGTGGCGCTGGAGTCGAACGCGACGACCGGGTACTCGTGGCAGCGCGAGGGCGGCGACACGGCCGTGCTCGCAACGGACAGCTCGCGCTACCAGCCGGACAAGGCGGCACCCGGGGTGGTGGGGTCGGGCGGCACGCAGATCCTTGCCTTCCGGGGGGCGCGGGCGGGGCGCACGAGGCTGGTGCTGGTGTACCGCCAGCCGTGGAACGGAGGCGGGACCAGCGACCGCCGGTGGGAGGCGGAGGTGGTCGTGCAGCCGTAG